From Acipenser ruthenus chromosome 23, fAciRut3.2 maternal haplotype, whole genome shotgun sequence, the proteins below share one genomic window:
- the plac8l1 gene encoding PLAC8-like protein 1: MTELPVVTQPGLGVTTTTVTTITQTGGDWSTGLFDFCSDKTVCLVGTMCPACLELNLSHQYGECLCLPLLPGSTFALRVGIREKYKIRGSVCEDWTAVYCCWPFAVCQMVRELKTRIKSQIFQVSTAIESS; this comes from the exons ATGACAGAACTACCTGTAGTCACGCAGCCTGGTCTTGGTGTCACCACGACAACTGTGACCACCATCACTCAGACTGGGGGAGATTGGAGTACGGGCCTCTTTGACTTCTGCAGTGACAAGACTGTCT GTCTTGTCGGTACCATGTGTCCTGCCTGTTTAGAACTGAACCTCTCTCATCAGTATGGGGAGTGCTTGTGTCTGCCGCTGCTCCCTGGATCTACGTTTGCACTGCGTGTTGGCATTcgagaaaaatacaaaatacgG GGAAGCGTCTGTGAAGACTGGACAGCAGTTTACTGCTGTTGGCCTTTTGCTGTTTGTCAGATGGTACGAGAACTAAAAACAAGAATTAAATCCCAGATCTTCCAAGTATCAACTGCTATTGAAAGCTCTTAA